tatatatatatatatatctaaactCTAACGTCTCTGTAAAAATCggtaaacaaaatgaaaaagcaaaaagaaatttGTCGGGGGTATTCATGACGCCAAAGCAATCCAATAACTTGCTGTGCATGTACTTGTTGGAGTGCCAATTATCCGTATCCATACCCATTGCTTGTCCTGAACTTCCCGAATTTCTGCCAACTGCaccatttaataaatttcatgaCTTTCTTATCCATTTCTCAATACAAAGCTTAAAGCaaggatttttctttttccattgaAATTCTGTTGCATGTTTAAAGTTGCTTGATTGTTGTGGATCCCAGAAATGTTTTAATAGGAAACTTGAACAAAATAATGTAAAGAACTTAACTCGAGTGTTTGCCTAGTCTGTGATGACATTTTctagattgattttttttcttttgtttgtttgtatgaAATGTTcatgaaatgtattatttaCCTTTTATGTCTGTGTTTTGGTTGCTTAGGATAATCAGATGttagaaaattacaaatatgGATGAATTATGGTCTTGAATTGCTTACTCTGCCATCTCTTAGCTCGAAAATAGCTGAATTTTCAGAAAGTGGAATTGGTCTTGTAGAAGCAACCTGTCCATATTTGTAGAGATTTTAAAAATCAGTTTAACATCACTGTTGTTGTAGGCATGCGGGAGTAAGTGAATGTGGATGGCTGGATACTAACCTTTGGGTCACAGTTGCCATTCGAATAATTTGGGTTCTCCATTTTTGTTTGATCTTCAGTATCTTTGTCTCTATCATGTGGGGAACCACTGTTTTTCCATCTCCATGTCAATTGGTCCATGTACCTTAGGTATACATTTCCGTCTGAACCTATCAAAAGCAGTTGATTACCTTTGAAGAATGGACCAGGAGGAGCAACTAAGTTAACATCTTTGCATGGAGTGCCATGTTCTACCCAGTTCCAACCATCCCATGCATTCCAGTGATATTCAACTAATCCACCATCTTCTGAAAGCATGAAAAGTGAACCCGttaatgaaaagaatgaagGCCTTATAGCAGTTCCTGGCAACCTGGATAGAACCAAATGCTGAGATTGGTGATGCTCATGCCACAATTCAGTTACTTTGTTATACTGGTAGAGCCGACCATTTCTTCCAACAACAAACACTATATTCTCCCTAAAGATTTCTTGGTCTATTATGCATGCAAGTTTGGTTTCTGGAGGGTTTCGGCAATCTTTCCATTTGAACTTTCTCAAGGCAACCTACATGACATGTAAGGATGTTGGTTAGTGCAACACTTTGGGAACAAAGTAACGAATCTGAATCACTAGTTTTTGAAGACTAGATAATGGAATTATGTTAACATTATATATCTTACTCTAACTTATCTAGTAGTCAATTGCCCTTGACGATGCCATATCATTCTGGATACTCAGAATGTGGCTCTTCTTAAggtataatttgaaaattttctctgGTAAGATGGTTTTAGGTATAATATGGTGAAAATGTGATAAACTGAGTCGGTACTTGAATATATAATTCAAGGCTTGTGTCTCTTATGAAAGAATTTCAGATGAAAAAGCAGCAGGCTTGTTATCTTTTCGTTTTggccttttatttgttttttcttataagaggaaaagaagaaagaaagaaaatcctAAACGAACCATCCTGTAATTAATCTGTTTGCTTTTCCgattttagtttatttgctACTTACTGTGAACTGCAGTAGTCTTCCACTTTTGCTCACAAAAAAGAGTGCATCTTCTGCTGTGACTTTCAGTTTACCATCCCAAGGAGGGCCTGCCGTAACTTGTGTTCCTTTCCTCATTGCAGTGCAATTTATCCATGCTAGGTCATTTCCGCTCCTTTCTCTGATAAGCAGGGTTCCATACATgtcaacaaaaaataaacttcCATTGTAGTTTCCTACGGAACCTCTCATAGGTGTTGAATGGTCGTGCCTTAACCAGAGCCATACATTTTCAGTGTAAAGATATTCAAACGTCAAACCCTCATCTGTTACCATAAAAAATGATACACCTGCTTGCATCATCCTCAGTCGGAAATTAGTGCTAGTCCAGTTATCTGGGAAACTGTATTCTTTTGATGTTTCTGCAAGGGCACTCCTGGATGTGCTTGGAGATAAGTACTCTTGTTGTGCTTTATTACCCTTTCTCCTCCTTGTCAGGGATCTTGTATTACCTGCTTCGTTTGATTCATCTTTTATACCTGCTATGCAATTCATAGGTCCACGTTCTTCTGTACAATACTCAGCATTCCATCCTTCTGTCTCAGGCGCATCTAATATTGACCAGACATACTTAGAGGATACTTTTTTTCTCATGTTAAATTGATGTGTTGGCCCTGAATTCTCACCACCTAGGCTAGGCATATGTAACTCTGCAAGTCTACCGTCATCCAGTGCAAACAGGGTCCTGCCAAGTTGAAATCTTAGTCCTGCAATACCTCTTGCAGCTTTTGTGTTTGGTGGATGCATATGATTCAGCCATGTTACTGAGATTTGGTTCTCTTGAGCTGTACCTGTCTTCACATGTAAAAGTTAAATTGAGGATCTACTGTGGTTGCCAGATATCAAGAAGACTGTGACTAGCAGGTAATGAACATGCATCATTATCTTAAGACTACATAATTTCATACATTTTTCTGATCTTGCTTAGAGGTCTCATATAAAAGCCATGAATTCCCTGAATTACATGTGCATAAGAAAGGGCAACCCCATTTGTTTCCCTCGATGAGTTTACATGTTTTGCATGAGAAGTTGGTTCTAGGAACTTAAGATACTTATATTGTAGTTAGATAACTTTTTGTGGCTGACATTTGAGTCTTCTTCATTATTCAGTTAAACTCACTGATCTAAAAGTTGCTTTTCAAAGTCATTCTGTAACTTATGTTACTTCTAAACTTAATGTTGGTTGCTTTATCATCTACTCCCTCGTTGACTTTCTAAAGTCTACTGTCAAGGCCCCTTAACACATTTTCCTTTAGCTCTTTTCATGATTCTTCAGCTTTATACTGATAAGTGAATaaactgatatatatatatatatgtgtgtatatatatatgtatgattatTTAGGTGGGACTAagacaaatatttaattttgaaggcCACCTGGTATATGTATAGTCAGATTGTGAAAATATCTTAATATCATTGATTTCCATATTTCGCAGTTACCTTTAATCTTAATATTTCTTCTCTACTTTTTTTGGACTGTGCTAGGTTCTCTCATGTTCTCAGATCATAACTGGTTTCTTGCAAGAACTACAATGGTGGTTCCTTAGAGTTAGAGGGGATGTTCAATAGAATTTAGAAGTATACTCTGATGTGGCTTGGAATGAGATTGTTATTGATATCAATAACTAGATGTCTGAAAAAACAGTGTTATTTGAACTTAGGGTTAGTTTTGTTTACGGGTATGTTTCCAACATGGACATGTTCAGAttcttaaatgttttttttccaaGATAGATTAATATATGACAAATGCAGGTActtcaagaaaattgaagagttgGAGTTACATAgccaaaaagaagaaaaagctaTTTGGGGACCATTCAACTTAACCTTATAAATAACTAATATGTTTAAAGTTACCATTCAAGGAAGATTATCTATCAAGCTATtgattttttccatttttaaaggaagaagagaagatTGCTGGTACTTTTTGTTGGAGAATCTCATGGATTCTTTAGGTGCAAATATTGTAGTGCTGTAAATCTATAATTGTTTCAAACTTGTAGGGATAGACTGATATTTTGAGATAGGATCCTGATTTCTTTCCTAGAATAACTATTGTATCATTGGGAATaagaaacaataaatatttatgttatcAGAGCTAGGTATTCCTAAAAACTTTTCTCCATTCATTTACATCCTTTTGTTGAAACCTTAGTCTAAGAAAACTTATCAACCTTCATTGTTGAAACCTTAGCTCAAAAACCTATCTTCCTTCATTGCTGAATATCACCTTGAAAATGGCTAGAATCTGAAATAATTCCTCAAACACTTACTGAAATAGTCAATCAAATGGGGGACTACAGAATTTGAACCCTGCTTATCATCTCAATTGAAGAAACTATCTGCAATGGTTACAAATTGTCAATGGAAAAGGGAATCTAAGTCATTAGTCTGCTCCAACCATAATTGATCCCAAGTTCAGTGCATGGGTTGAAGAAGATTCCTTGATTATATGGTGGCTTTTGATTTCTATAGATTCTAAACTAGGTGGACCTTTTATGTTCCTTTCAACTACTTGAGAAATATGGGAGGCAATAGGTCAATCCTATTACAAGATCGATGACGTAGCCCTTATTTTTTGagatcaaaaccaaaatatcagCCACTAAGCGAGGTACATTCTTCAGCTGTAAATATAGTAGTGCTGTAGATCCATAATTGTTCCAGATTTGTAGGGATAGACTGATTTCTAGGGATAAACTGATTTTTTGGGATAGGATCCTGATTTCTTTCCTAGTGTAACTATTGTATCTTTGTATAAATAGAGGTACAAAGCTGTCATTTGGATAAGAAATAGCAAAGGTTTCTTCACTTTTTAATACTACTTGACTTACCTGAATGGTTTGGTATTCGAAACTCAAAAACTGATCCGGTGGATGTAGTGAGAAACAATGAGATGAATATTTCATTTGGTTCATCTTCCAGCAAGGGAGTAATAGATGTCAGGTGATGATCTTCTGGACTTTCATGAtttatccatttccatttcctttgATGTAGTCGTCTCTCTACCAACTTACCTCCCTATATATTAAAGGAAGTCCATTAGACATGACATTAAATTTAGGATAATAGGATATGTACGCACTGTGTTATTAGTTTGTAAGTAGCAGTGATATGGTAGGAATGTTTATGCAGAGTACCTTTGTTAGGAGAAACAAGGATATAGAGTGATCTCCAATCAAGCCATGTATGGTGCACCCCATGAGTGGTATTAGAGAACCTTCTTTTGATGTATCTACACTCTTTAGATGCTTTTTCCATGATGGCCTTGAGTTCTTATCATATTCATAGAGATCACCTGCAGAACTATTGCACCATTTCATGTTTAACCAACTTTGGTGAATCTTAAAAGTGAAATAAACAACGGGTTATAGTTTATACTCTGATAGCAACATGCATAGACATTTGTGGCATTCACACATAACTCTTTCTTTTATACCTTAGGATCTTGTTTTGGAgaagcattttattttattgtgcaTTCATTTCTCCATTTGACAATGCtttataatttggttaaaaaataGTCAGAAGTTAATGGCAAAATAACATTTGCGAAAAATAGTGGAATGTTCCacaaaaaattttagcttttgacTATCTTTGAGTCAAATTTGAAATAGCAGTAAAATTGCACCTGCACCTGTTCAAAGTTGAGCTGTAAATTTGATCCATCATCTTAAGTAGAGTAGGAATATTGAACCTTATACCAAAACTAATAACATATGCCTTGTTAGACTAAAGATTTTCAATATCTCTTTGCTGGATAAAAAGTAAGACTAGAGGATTTTGGATGTTTCTGTACTTCTGGAGAGAAAGGGAGAGCACCTTATTGTATATACAACTTCTGTTCTAATTCTAGCTGCATCAGCAATTGCTGCGACATCTGCTCCTGGTGGCCGGCCATGATTCTCCCACCTGCTCTATATTTACAATTACAACACATAAGCCATACTGTATATTAGAGTCTGCTATTGAAATCTGAATCTCATTTATAGACTGGCATATAAGAATTGAGTCATCAATGGTAGCAACGGATGAAGTTCTCTATTTGCTTTAAGACTTTGAAAGGAAAAGGTTTCTACCTTGGAGGTTCAACCTCACTGAGTTCTAGCAACAAGCCGTTCTTTGTGCAGAAATAAACTCTCCTACATTGAGTTCAGAAAAACAACGAAACTGTTAGTAGTGGGAAATTGCATACATAATGCAATGAAATTTGATCACGCCCCTCTATCATTTGTTATTCCCTGAAACAAAATTCTTGATGTTGAATTAATGTACTTACTGTCCATCATATGAAACAGTACTGGACTTTATTTGAATCACTGAACTCTGTTCTGCTTCTTCATTTGTACTTTGATTGAATGCAGGTTTGAACTCCACCCATATTGGTTGCAAGTTGTCACCGAGTTGCATCTGAAAAAAGGAAGATAAATCAGCCTATAATAACAAGGAACCCTTGTGGTCACAATACAAGTACGTGCCTTTTGCAAGATTTTGTGTTATATTATTCTGGCTACGGATTCAAAAAGTTGAGGATGGGGTTTTAAAGTATTCTAAGCTAAAATAATAGAAGTGGACAATTTACTCTGAAATCGTTTGTTTTCTGGATTTTAAGAAGTGAGCTTTTTTGGGTTTGGTATATTGGTTAATTTTCAAACATGTTAGAGTGAAACTTTGCTCCTTTCTGTTTCAGTAAATTGATTATCACTTGAGCTACAGAAGTCCAATTGAGGCGATTCAAGATGTGTTGAGAAGCTAATTGAAAGAGCTACAAGTTCAAAAAGGCAACTTAGGCTAACTCCACTTGGGTCAAACACAAGATCATGTCAAAATTCATGTGCTGTTTTTGGTCGAGGTTTTGAGTTCTTTAGGGAATATGAGTTCATGTAAATTTACCCCCCACCCATGCACGCATCACACTATCCCACTTTCCTCCCTTTCGTGTTCAACCATACTGTTGGTGTGTTCTGTATTGGTGTCAGCCTTGTTACCTGTTAGCTATGATTGAAATCTATCTTTATACCGGTGGAGTTGTGCCTGAGGCTCTCCATTAATGTTATACATATTTCAGAAATACCGTTGGCCCATTGGATTCCTTTCCTACTTCCCTTTGTtccaaaataattgaaatttggcTTCATGGTTTTCTATATATGCATGACCATCAAAGTCGTTCTATGTGCATGCTATATTTCTATTCTGAAGCTCTTATGGACATTAAAATACTCATCAGAAGATTGTATAAACTTTCTAATAACTGGCACATACATGGGAGAGAAAATGATCCAAATATAGTTTAGTTGAAGTTTACTTTATTCATTACCATAGGAAGAAACTCATCTCATCCAAATTTAGGATAACCAGAAGTTTTCACAATGCAATCCTGTAAAGTTCATACTATTTCAtctaatgtaaaatttaaaacaattggTATTTAGTGGTACCTGGTATAGATTTCCTTCCTCTGAGATGGCAAGAATTGTCTGGTTGACTATCAAGACTGAGACTGCAGAACCTGCGGATAGATGCAAATCATGTGGTGCTATAACCCACTGAACTCCATTCCAGAACCTCTCATAGATAGACCCACTTTCACCAGTGACCCAAATGGATGTATCAGACATTTTAGTCAAGgagattctttttctttgaggCAAAATTGCATAAGAGTTTTCATCCAGTCTTCCAATATTTCCATCCttcattttgtt
The window above is part of the Gossypium raimondii isolate GPD5lz chromosome 9, ASM2569854v1, whole genome shotgun sequence genome. Proteins encoded here:
- the LOC105799379 gene encoding uncharacterized protein LOC105799379; its protein translation is MFIFRLKLFIWVLLSISYLAFFTSASLCKQFVQQTTRQFEQETDRFWEFQEQSNRWVEVKLPFDLVSCVNDNCNKVGLIDQKKGTKEENLGNEKDASNQNNNKMKDGNIGRLDENSYAILPQRKRISLTKMSDTSIWVTGESGSIYERFWNGVQWVIAPHDLHLSAGSAVSVLIVNQTILAISEEGNLYQMQLGDNLQPIWVEFKPAFNQSTNEEAEQSSVIQIKSSTVSYDGQRVYFCTKNGLLLELSEVEPPRWENHGRPPGADVAAIADAARIRTEVVYTISSAGDLYEYDKNSRPSWKKHLKSVDTSKEGSLIPLMGCTIHGLIGDHSISLFLLTKGGKLVERRLHQRKWKWINHESPEDHHLTSITPLLEDEPNEIFISLFLTTSTGSVFEFRIPNHSGTAQENQISVTWLNHMHPPNTKAARGIAGLRFQLGRTLFALDDGRLAELHMPSLGGENSGPTHQFNMRKKVSSKYVWSILDAPETEGWNAEYCTEERGPMNCIAGIKDESNEAGNTRSLTRRRKGNKAQQEYLSPSTSRSALAETSKEYSFPDNWTSTNFRLRMMQAGVSFFMVTDEGLTFEYLYTENVWLWLRHDHSTPMRGSVGNYNGSLFFVDMYGTLLIRERSGNDLAWINCTAMRKGTQVTAGPPWDGKLKVTAEDALFFVSKSGRLLQFTVALRKFKWKDCRNPPETKLACIIDQEIFRENIVFVVGRNGRLYQYNKVTELWHEHHQSQHLVLSRLPGTAIRPSFFSLTGSLFMLSEDGGLVEYHWNAWDGWNWVEHGTPCKDVNLVAPPGPFFKGNQLLLIGSDGNVYLRYMDQLTWRWKNSGSPHDRDKDTEDQTKMENPNYSNGNCDPKVASTRPIPLSENSAIFELRDGRLAEIREVQDKQWVWIRIIGTPTSTCTASYWIALAS